The DNA segment ATGGCGAAGAAGAACTAGAGGCAGCCCTGCATTGGTATGGCAGCCGCGAACGGCGCTTTGGCAGGACGTCTGCACAGATTGCGAGTGGCGCACAGATCCTGGGGGAAGCCGCCTCGCCTACGAATGATCCCAGTCGCGAATTGACGGTGCTATGAAGATCCGGGCGATTTCTGCACTCGTCGCCGTCCTTGTATTCGTTGCGATCTACTGGTTTTTTCGCACCAACGGACTATTTTTTATCGGGATCGTGGTGATCTTTGCCTCGATTTACGAATATGGCCGCCTTACTTTTCGGCCGGAACTCGCACCTAGATCGTTACGATGGTCCTTCGTCATTCTTTGCGCATCGTTGTTTTTGACCACTGTCTTTGTCGAAAAGCCCGTGGCCTCGATCGCCCAGGCTTCTATTTATTTTTTGACGATCGTGCTTTTCAACGTCACTAGTCGACGCGACCTTGGCATTTCGGTTCAACTTCAAGGCGCAGGCCTGATGGGCTTTCTCTACGTAGGGCTCTTTCCGGCGTTGGCTTTGCGCCTACTTAAGTTTCCCGTTGGAGACGTGTGGTTTTTTGGACTGCTGGCCATCGTTTTCGCTGGCGATACAATGGCGTACATCACCGGGCGCTTTTTCGGTCGCCGCAAACTTTTTGAATCCGTTTCTCCCAAGAAAACAGTTGAAGGTG comes from the Deltaproteobacteria bacterium genome and includes:
- a CDS encoding phosphatidate cytidylyltransferase, with translation MKIRAISALVAVLVFVAIYWFFRTNGLFFIGIVVIFASIYEYGRLTFRPELAPRSLRWSFVILCASLFLTTVFVEKPVASIAQASIYFLTIVLFNVTSRRDLGISVQLQGAGLMGFLYVGLFPALALRLLKFPVGDVWFFGLLAIVFAGDTMAYITGRFFGRRKLFESVSPKKTVEGAIGGLVGSALAGVVIAQFLPPEASSWMMIAAATITGAFAQIGDLNESLLKRVADVKDSGSIMPGHGGMLDRLDGVLFAAPVYFSLVSFLVSRSGI